The DNA segment atatatatatatatatatatatatatatatatataactcaaGCAATCCATATGGCTGTTCAACATCAGTCCTGAACTAGACAGCAAACACATGTCTCTGCCTCCAGTGAGTGAAGTCATTCTGATGTTGCTGCTGTACTAACAAAATGAGATgaatagatgagataaataatcAAATGTGAAGTGACAGCAACACTATGAATGAAATTGATATTTTTGTGCAAAGGTAGAATATTCATGGGATATCTTAAAATAGCTCTGAGATGCTGTGAAACTTTGTGCATCATTGTAGACCAAAAAGTTAATTATGGTGTaatgataaagtagaaattgtGAATCCTGTGCCTCAATCATTGATGGGTTAATGAGCATGAAAGACAACACAGTAAGTAACACTGAGTAAGCCTATGCTGTGTTGCCCTAAGAGTGGTGTGCCACACAGTCATAAAGACATTACTATTTTTATGTGTCTTATTTTTATGTTGAGTTAATTCTAGACTTGCTTAGTGATGTAAAATTCAGAAACTTTATCAAAAGAAATTATGGACAAGAAATTTTCCTTGTAAACATCTGGAATTACCCGAGTTATTGCATAACATTGAGTGTGGCTGTGTGCAAGTGTACTGCCGATACTATACAGTACATGCACAGAAACAAATACACATGAACAGAAGAGAGATTGACTTTCCTCATTGAAATTGTTCTCAGAGCTGTATAAGATGAAAACTAGAGTACACAAACAACTGTAGATCGTGGTTGTTTTGGATCAGCCATATTTCACCGTGTTATGGGTGTTCTTAGAACTCCTTAAGAGTAAGAAGTTAAGGGATGACCTAGCAGCCATCCTGGTAAGCTGTGGGATGGCAGGTTGAAGGTACAAACTATACAGTATGCTCTCATAAGGTTGTTGATAGTGTAGATCAATATTATGTAAGTTTGAATGGACACCAACAAACAGACAGTCAACACAACCATTCTAAGTAGGACAGTTTTGTGTGCATCTCTTGCCACTTAGTCATTTTGGTTCAACAAGGAAAggatttttttgtgtgattatcAGGTTTTGTTGATGGCGCTGGAAGTGAATGATTCACTTGCAGGGTGTGAATGTGCTTGCTTGGATATCTGCCGACTCATGGAATGAGTAAAGGCTCTAATGAATGAATCAGAAGGCAAGCAGTGTGTCAGATAAACAGTGAGAAGTGAGAAGTTTGATGGAATGTAGACTGAAATGTGCATAAACTTTGAAAATAAATGTCAGAGGTTATTGTTTATGATTGTGGTTTGGTATGGAAAGAGGATTAAGTCAGTGGATATGTATGTGGTGTTATGTGGTGCTTGACTAAAATTGGAGAGTGTTGCTGATGCATCTTTCCTGGTGTAAGGAGTAATGGTGCCTGTAcatgaagtggagagaaaaattgaagagattaatatatactgtgtgtatgtgtgcatgttggagtgaaatatgaaaaaaagatgaggtaaTGTTAGTCTTGTAAAGCCATTCTTTGTGAAAATGAGATCTTACAAAATTCAGGACCCAGTTGACTAACTTGTTCTAAAGAGTGTGAAGTCAGTCATGAACAATGAATGGTAGATGTGGagtttttatgttatttatttggGATTTTATGAGAGTGACAAGAAGAGCCTTGCAGTTTCTTGAAAAAAGTACAGAAGACAGTGTGACAAATTGGTTTTCACATAAGATAGAGAGGGAAACATACGGAGTCATCAAAGGGTGAGCAGCTTGTGTCAgaagcattcctctctctccacagtgctgggaggaagggaaaggcagaCCAGGAATGAATTGATTTTGCTTACTgatctgtggtgtgtgtgtgtgtgtgtgatggcatgGAGAGATAAGCAtaattttttactgtttttgttgtgtaGAAGCCGCATAATGTTTGGTAGACAGCCCAGCAGAGTAGTCTTTCTGTACAAGTTGACTCCCCTTTTGTTACAAAGGTGAGAGGAGGTTTGGCCAAGTGTGGGTGTGTTCTGTTCTGTGTTCAATATAACTGATGCCTGGTTTTATAAAGACATCATAGCTATATATATCCTTCTTGCTGTAGTTGTTATGATTTTACATTACTAAGTTGAAAGTGCATTGTTAGGCATGTTCTATATTCAATGGCCAAACAAGATATTTAACAACCAGACCAGGCAGGCTGCAATGGTGTGTGTCTAGCCTCCAACCTGGACAGATATAGTGTCCTGGTTGTTTGTCTGGTCTTAGTGTTGACATCCAGTTAGTTTGGATGCTTTACATTGTGCAATGATCATTAATGTTCCAGATGTGATGTGGGGGAGCTGTGGCCCTTCCATTGTGTGATGGCGGAGGGCCACAGTACGCCAAAAAAATGTATTTTTGTCATGATATTTAATTCCATGTTTATTGATATGAAGACGTTTATGTAGTATATATATCGTAGAGACTCTATTTGCTTTCAGTTTTTGTCATCAGCTTAAGTTCTAGGCAGCAGAATATGCAATCATTGCCACCAAGGATGCATGTGTAGCAGCGCTTCCTAATACCAACAGGAGAGAAGACACGCTGTCATGCCAGCCAGACCACAAGTGGACTTACCGTTGAAGTACAACATTACTATTTTTGGAGATTTCAGTGTTCTAAATTTTCCATGTTTCATGGTGTGAatagtatattaattttaatgttttcatTCAAGTTACAATTTGTATGTTATTGTTGATGAGATTAACAGTTCTAGTTGAGGCTTCAGATCCTATATGCCTTCATTAATTATTGATGTATTCTGCTGTTAAGAACTATAGCTCAAGACATGTTGttaatttttgttgtattttatgAATCTTCCAAGGTGTTTCTCACCCCACAAGGGTCTGTGGGGTCTCCCATGGCTTGTTTCTCCctagatgagaagagagaaaattccagaaaatagaagagatgaTAACAATGGCCATTGGTGTACAAACATTTCTTTGCTTGATAATGGACTTTGAAGAataattatatacatttttccagTAATGAAGACAAGTGTTTATGTAATATGTATTGAAGCATCATCACTTATTGGTAGGTAATGCTTCTCCATCCTCCACAGATCCGGGGTGATGCaccttatatcttctttttcttttgtcttattgaGGAATGTTGAAATTTTATTGTCTTTCTCAATATGTTTCTGGCTCCCAATTGTTGCAATAGAAGTGAATTCAACACACAAGTTGAATGACACAAGGCTCGTGTACTGGAATCTTCaagttttcatgtctttttgcAAACCAATTAACAGGCACCACAGCACTATAACTCTTAAGCTTTGATTGTAGTTAGATCCATAAGTGAAGCCTCAGCCACAGTGTCCACAACTGTTACTGTTACAGGCAGTCGTGTAGGTTATGAAAGCAGGGGTCACTTGTCCATTGCACCAACACTGTTCCTCACTCATCACTACATACCTGCTTAAATGACACTATAATACTCCATTTGATTTCACTTAAGTGGAAAAGTACAAAACCAAGGCAGTAATATGTAagtttcaaacacttttttcttaACCTTGGTTTTCAAGCAGTGTATGAAATTTTAATCCTGTTTAATAGATTCTAATTAGTGTgcagagggagagtgtgtgcaCCTAATTCAATTATGCCTTTAAAAACCTGCAAGGTACATAATTTTCTAAGGTGAATCATTAAGTAGTGATTTGAGTGAAGCAAGTAGTGATGGCAGAGTTCTTATTGGCCAAGTGACCCATTGCTTGAATTTATCACCTGTACACATTGCTTTCTTTAATGTTTCATCTTGGAGTAAGGAACTGCTGCCTCAATCCACGACAGTACTGATCTTTCACAAGTAATCACTCAGCCATCTCTTACAAGTTGCCACCCAGTTCTCTCACTCTTGCCCTTACCTAAAGAAATCGTCCTGGACCCAGCAATACTTACATAGATACTTATACCAATGTTTCTTCAAGGCCTGCTTTGTTATATCATGTAGAAAGTACTGTGAAATGATTTTTAAATCATATGTTGCTATTAACAGAGTAATAGTTTTCTCCATTTGTTCTTTTACTCTGTAGAACATGCCAAATGTTAATTTATCAGCAGTAAGATAGTACAGCTGGTTCCTTGTTCCAACCAATCTGATCCCCAGCCACCTCTGTGCCTCCCCTAAAGGGCTGCAGGGGTTTTGAGCCATCAGTGGCCTAAGATGTGGCCTTGAGAGCAGCCTTTGGGGTGAGGCTCAGAGACTgcttatgagagaaaaaattacttCCTGGCTATTTTAGTTCTTGTTCATGGAAATTGTGCAGCGTCATAATTGTtgatgtaatgataataaaaatcatCTGTAATTTAGAAATGTTTGTGTTTCCCAGATTGCTAAGAATTATACAGGTGTGTGATGGCTGGGATGCCATGCTGGGGAAGCAATGATGCACTTTTGGATCTAGTCAAATAATACTTCAAATTtatgaatacatacatatattttgacTCTTGTCTACTATCAAAATAAGAATTACATAACTGTTCTTAACTAAGATTAACTAAATCTATCTCATAAATGGTTAGTGCACAGAGATCTATAAAATTACTATCTTTACATATAAGGCCGAGATCTCCCTTAAAAAGGAGTAAGTAGCCCATGCAAGATGTCACACATGCCTCATTGTGTGAATAAAACTGTAGAAGGGATCTTCAGTCCCTACTCTGTTCCTTTCAACTTGCCTTTTATAATGTATTAATACAACAGACTCACATCCCCTCAAAGAGGAAGAGCCAagatgtgacacacacacacatgcatgtgcaaacacacacacacacacacacacacacacacacacacacacacacacacacacacacacactaacatccGCTCAAAGAGAAATGTGGTGTGCATGTGCATGggtgcacatgcacacacacacatggtaaacAGGCTAGCAGTTCTCTTAGCCTAACCAGAGTGCAGTTGGGCTATACTTCCCTTACTGCAAGAgcatgaaaataagtaaaaacaagaatatgCATAAATAATGGAATTTGGATATTGTTATGATGGAAAGGAGTCCTGGGTAAGTAGTGGACAGATGGAGAAGGGTTGCCAAGAGCTTGATTTGATAGCCTGGTTGTGATGTTTTACATGGTCTTATTCATCTTAACTGTATCCCAAGGGATCTAGGGAAGCTAtgatgaaaatgacaaaataaatatggataAAATAAATGTACTGCTTCTGTGTCTTGTTCTGTTGGTTAATTTTAAATTCCTGAGGGAAAGgctatcaactctctatcctcACCTCATAAAGTCATCTTTTATAGCACACAGGAAGTACACAGATATGGACTCTGATCTGTTACATCTCAgggtcacaaaacacacacatgccagcCAAGCAGCATTACAGATCGCTCTCCATGGATCATCCTGTGACACACAAGTACATAACAAGAAAACATCTACGCATTGAGCATGTCTCCAACTTTTTGGTGAAATTCCCTAAGTTTTAACCTCatattttcatccatttcctctACCTTCAGCTTTTCTATCCAGTCCTggaatatgaaaataattatatcaATTAGATATCAACTCAACAATACTTACAAttaaaaagcaagagaaaagcaACAAGAGGCATATAAGATATAATCAATGAGCAAGGATTGAAACAATAATCAGTAATACTCAAGGAAGGCAATTTATCCAAAGATAATCTCAACATCCTCACCTCAACATTTTCCTCAATAATGTGTGGAGGGGAGACCTGCAGAGGAGAGCCTTTGAGAGAGATGGCAACCTCTCCCATTAGTGGCTTCCTCTTGATGGTGCCTAATGGGAGTGGGGTGCGGGGGTCAAACTTGGGAGTGATGAACAGGTGGGAGGAGAAATTTGCAGGAATGCCACTGTTCATGGGTGTGGCTTGTGGCTCCTGGAAGGGGAATGACAATTATTATCTTTACTAGTGCTAatattctctattcttttcaaTCAGTAACATGAATGAACAAAGGTACAAGAGTGAGTTACATCTACCCACTATACTGACCAGAGCCTTGGTGCGTTGTGGTCTTGTACTTGGAGGAGGCATATTCTCACTCTGGCTGGAAGCTAAGATCGCTCTTTGTCGAGCCCTTTGTGATGCTGTTGGACACAACGGCAACATTAGGTatgcatcatcaccattaatctCATTCCATTACATGAAGTATGTTGGACAAAATAAATTCCTAAGACTGCAATTCTACAAAGAACCtacttcttgttgctgttgaggGAGGTAATAAGGCCACATCTTCATTGTCAGACTGCTGTGGTTCTTTCTTTTTGGGTTTCCGTCCTCGCTTCTTGGCAACTGATTGAATTATACTGTCCGCAGAACTGAGGATGTCGATCACACTGTCTTTTACCACACCAGTTGTTTTGGTATCGTCCTGTCAAAATATATGTTAGATGTTATAATATGCACAGTTTAAGAGATGTTGAATATTgaattgtatgagagagagagagagagagagagagagagagagagagagagagagagagagagagagagagagagagagagagagagagagagagagagagtgtactcaCCTGTTGTATGTAGTCTACCCATAGCTTGTTGCGTGTGGCCTCTGGGTAAGACATGAGGTCCATTTTGAAAAGCTGCTGGATGCTGTCTTCAATAATTTGTATCTCTGcttccatcttttttattcGTGTCTCCACTGTGAAGATATAAACATATAGTTACTAAGATGAAAGAATGCTTATTCATTAGTGATGACGATGTTATGTTACGTTATGAGTAGCAATACTATGATTTAAAACTACAAAATGCCTCAGAATAAGAACTTAATTATTTGAAATGCTGAAATAAAGGAGGTATGATGTAACTGTATAGTGGAGTTGTCTGTGGATCTGAACTAGAAAACACttaataatttttcatataGTGTGTggatttttctattatttactcATATGTAGTGAGATTACAGAACAAAATCCAGAATCAGTAAACatcaaaagaaatgataaaactgTAAGATTCAAGACATTTTCCTCCATAACacaaaagacataaaaaaaaaaaaaaaaaaaagaaaacccacAAGCCcaagaaaaaagtaggaaacgTGTGAAGAAAATAGCAATGTAGTGAACTTCCCAACAATAGTTACCCTCAAAATCAAAGTCCCTCAATAGcagcttcatcttttccttgcgCTTTTCCTGGTTCATCTCGGCCTCAGTGATTGGCTCATTTGGCAGTTTGGGTGGGGCCCGGCTCGGCACACGCGAGGCTTTCCTTCGGGGCATGGCGGTGGTCAGGGTTGGTTTCCACTGGCCTAGGGAAAGAAAGCTCAAATTGAAGTTCTTttttcatatgagagagagagagagagagagagagagagagagagagagagagagagagagagagagagagagagagagagagagagagagagagagatgcaactcattagaaaaaaagaaaaagaaaaaaacatttaaaattaAAGGATGTCTTAAAAACCTTCCTCTAAAGATTTCAAGTCATGGGagggaaaatacagaagcagacagggagttccagtttaCCAGAGCAATGAATATTACGACTCCAACTCATTGGGATgagcatcactatcatcattatccttttctcctattctgtccattctactaattcaagagttaaccaaaaccTTTAATTTTCATGACTTTTCTGGCAAACTGGAACTTTATGTCAGAGaagtttttaatcccttcagtgctgggacgcatttttaccatgaattttgagtatgattggacgctttatttagattagggagtgtctatggaggtcaaattgatggctagtcttcactactttaatccctacataaggaactgaagctgtaaaaaatcaccaaacagtaagcacaatatatatgaaaatgcaATATatgactgaaggggttaaagaagtaTCAAGAGATTAAATTAGCCCACTTTTTATAACACTTCAATGATCATCTTATAAggtcttcatttttattcttttgtgtgtgcTTCTGGTTAAACTCTCTTAACATATAAAGAGAATCAATGAATCAAAATGCATAAACAGATAACACTACTAATAAGTATAACCAATAAAAGGCCGAGAAGGGACAGGCGTTTATCAGCTTGCCTCGGGTATTATGGAAGCAACCTTAACCTAATGATTCCCAAACATACAATTTCTGGCCAAAACAAGATGCCTATACAAATCACCTAACACACAATGAAGGGAGCCGCAGTGAAACAATAAAATGAATCAAAGCCAAAGTCAGACATCAGGTGAAGCGAAGACAACTATGCTAGCTCAATATTCTACTCCACTCGACAACTTTcggcaagaggaaggaagacagtacTCATATTATTCCCTCATTCCTCCACTCCACATGCAGCCTGCCTCACCTGCCACACGAGAACCACGGCTAATGTGAAGTGGAAGCCGCTATGAGATCCAGGATGGCGAATTAAGGCCGAAAATTGAACACCAGGAGAATGACCTCCACTCCGCGCCTTGGAGGTTTGTTTTGAATCCGTGACGCCAAACAAGTGACGCGCGAGTCGCCACAACCCCACAGACCACAGACCAAAGCCCACAGCCCCGCACGGACAGGAAGAAATGTAATGCTGGGAAATacaaaaatcaaatagtaaAGCAAATTAAATAAACGTGAGAAGAACAGCGAAACAAGAATATGTGCAGGATCTaatcaaacattctctctctctctctctctctctctctctctcattatgttgAGCGTAGTATTAAGGACTTTGTAAATAATATAGCATTATCAACGATCTCGTGCAAGGCTGTGCTGATGGCAGTCCTAGCTGTCTTCATTATGAGCGTGTCTCCCAAGACAGTGATTACACTTATAGGAGGCACGTACTGCACATCCCAGAATGTTGTGGCCATGAGGCAGGTAAGCATTACTGGGAGTTCGGTCACGTCACTCCCCTGCGGTAAACTGTACACTGTAAGTGTGCACTGTGCATTTCACGAAGCAGTTTTTCTACCAGTATttcaaacaaaagtgacatctgccATCCTTTTTTAAGTGGTACCTAGTTGTCATTAGCTACAGGTGCCTCTGACGCATGGTACAATAAGGataaaaaagttattgtaccatgcctCTGACGTATCAGCTTGCCTGCGATCCACACTCCACCTTCCCGTCTGTCCCCCACTCCGTCTCCTCCCCCATGTTCCTCATATCTCCGCCTCCacccccctcccaccctctctatctatctatctctcgcgTCGCTCCGCTCAGTACCTATCAGCTGAGACACTcgcctatttattctttattctttagtctGTCTCCATTCCACCTAATATTTTTCCAGCCATGGATTGCTGTGTGAGCCTGGAAAGCTTGTATCCCGGAGTAACAGTTTGTAAGCTCTCAGCCCAGAAACTACGGCAAAGGGATTAATTAGTGCCTTTAAGCGTTTCTCAAGAACTGAACGAGATTATtacactgctgtgtgtgtgtgtgtgtgtgtgtgtgtgtgtgtgtgtgtgtgtgtgtgtaattcactgtttgatctgctgcagtctctgacgagacagccagacgttaccctacggaacgagctcagagctcattatttccgatcttcggataaccctgagactaggcacacaccacacaccgggacaacaaggtcacaactcctcgatttacatcccgtacctactcactgctaggtgaacaggggctacacgtgaaaggagacacacccaaatatctccacccggccggggaatcgaaccccggtcctctggcttgtgaagccagtgctctaaccactgagctaccgggccgtgtgtgtgtgtgtgtgtgtgtgtgtgtgtgtgagagagagagagagagagagagagagagagagagagagagagagagagagagagagagagattaggaaaggtctaaggCGTCCAgaattttaatggccacagttttcactattttaataccccacatgagtttctgaagctgtataaagtcgtcaAATAGTTAGGcacaatggatatggaaacgcgtcatggtacagaagggattaagacagtttgggatattacattaccttcacttggcacttggagcgagggaggagaggcaaggcaagaacgcaacacgccagccagccagccagccagccagggagaCACGGAGACCCCAGTGAACTATGAGTGAGGTAGAGACGAGACGGGAGAGCTAAACTAGTGGAGTGGGTAATGAGGCGACCACTGTAGCTTGGTTCACTTGGGGAGCGTTGCCCAgttaaccaacacacacacacacacttactatctggaagctttaccaaatctctccactcattactccgactttctcatctgtctgttgtgaagagctaagaggaatgttgaattaggattatgagagagagagagagagagagagagagagagagagagagagagagagagagagagagagagagagagagagctattccaTTCACGTGCAGCGATACaagtggaaatatgtaataggtgaaaacaatttgatgtgtaggcattgttttcagtaagatctcaagcacacacagtgacttgcatacacttattcattggggttaactagtatcaaagctatttagggtgtgcgttgccgtaaccc comes from the Portunus trituberculatus isolate SZX2019 chromosome 25, ASM1759143v1, whole genome shotgun sequence genome and includes:
- the LOC123508562 gene encoding borealin-like, yielding MPRRKASRVPSRAPPKLPNEPITEAEMNQEKRKEKMKLLLRDFDFEVETRIKKMEAEIQIIEDSIQQLFKMDLMSYPEATRNKLWVDYIQQDDTKTTGVVKDSVIDILSSADSIIQSVAKKRGRKPKKKEPQQSDNEDVALLPPSTATRTSQRARQRAILASSQSENMPPPSTRPQRTKALEPQATPMNSGIPANFSSHLFITPKFDPRTPLPLGTIKRKPLMGEVAISLKGSPLQVSPPHIIEENVEDWIEKLKVEEMDENMRLKLREFHQKVGDMLNA